GACATTTTTAAGGGCACCACCAAATTCCACTCCGAGTTTATCCTTTGAGAGATAGACCCGGAGATTTTCGTTGGCAAGGAATTTCTGCATCTCTTTACCCAAGGAGATATCCTCAGTTGCCAAAATCAAAGCTGAAGGTTTTCCTTGGCTGATCTCATAGGGGATGCCGGGACCAGCGAGGATGAGAAGGCGATTTTGGGGTAGATAATCACTGATGATTTGGGAGGGTAATTTCAAGGTCTTCTGCTCAATACCTTTAATGGTGGAGATTAAAATCGCTTCTTTGGGGATCAGTTGGTAATTTTTCTCTAAGACTTCCCGCAGAGCGGAACAGGGGAGAGCGAAGAAGATGATAGGAAAATTCTTTAGGTGAGAAAGGGGGGAAGTAGTAAATTGGATATTTTCGGGGAAGGAAATCTCTTCTGGAAGTTCCTTAGATTTTTCACCCTTTTCCTTTTTTCCCTCCCAGAGGATAATCTTTTCTGCCTTCGGGGCAAGAAGGAGCGAGAGGCTCTGAGCCCATCTTCCGGCTCCTAAGAAGAGGAGGGAAGGTTTTAGAAATTCCAATTTCTTTTCGCGCCTCTTTCCAAAATGGGTCTTGGGCTCGGAATGCTGCCAGAGTCTTTTGAGATTTGGAATGTGGCTTAAGACGACGAGGAGGGCGATGAGGATAAAAACTAACCTTTCCGAAAGGGGGAGTGAGAAAAAGAAAGAAGAGAGAATTAAAATAAAAATGAAGATGAGGGAGGAAAGGGAGGCATAGGAGAAAAGGATAAAAGAGATAATCCAAGAAATGGCACCGATAAGGAAAATCTTTGGCTCGAGCGCGCAAACAACACCCAAAGAGGTGGCAACCCCTTTCCCTCCCCGAAAGCCTAAGAAAGGGGTGAAGAGATGGCCTAAAACAGAACCCAATCCGACATAAAGGGGAAGAAGTTCCAGTCTCGGTGCCAAAAGTGTGGGTAAGAAGCCTTTAGCGAAGTCCAGAAGGAAGACGGGTAAAGCAAAAATAACCCCCAAATTTCGGGCAACATTAGTGAAACCGATATTTTTACTTCCGTAAAGGCGGATATCAATTCCTCGGAGGAGGGGCAGAAGATAACCGAAGGGGATACTACCCAATAGATAGCCAAAGAAGAGGGAGATAAGGAAAGTTGCGAAGGGGCTATCAATGCTCCCTTGCGGGAAGAGTAACATTTCAATCATCTTCCCCGAAAAGCCTTTTTAAGAAGAGGCGGAGGACTAAAAAGAATGCCTGGTAGATTATCCTCTTTGACATCTTGGAAGTCCCCGCCCTCCTTTCAACAAAGATAATGGGAATTTCCTTTACCTTAAAGCCCTTCCGCCAGATGTAGTAGTCAATCTCAATCTGGAAGCCGTAGCCATCCGATTTTATTTGGTCTAGGTTAATTCCAGCCAATGCCTCCCTTTTGTAAGCCTTAAAGCCGGCGGTGAGGTCGTGGATTGGGCAACCGGTAAACTTTCGGGCGTAGAGGTTAGCAAAGAAACTTAATAAAAGTCTTTTCATTGGCCAATTAACTACTGAGACACCTTGGCAATAGCGGGAG
This region of candidate division WOR-3 bacterium genomic DNA includes:
- a CDS encoding polyprenol monophosphomannose synthase; amino-acid sequence: MPKGLVIIPTYNEAENISEIIPKILAQSPELDVLVIDDASPDGTAEIVEGMRRDNPRIHLIQRPKKLGLGTAYILGFKYALERNYDYAVEMDADFSHSPEDLPRLIEELKDADLVIGSRYCQGVSVVNWPMKRLLLSFFANLYARKFTGCPIHDLTAGFKAYKREALAGINLDQIKSDGYGFQIEIDYYIWRKGFKVKEIPIIFVERRAGTSKMSKRIIYQAFFLVLRLFLKRLFGEDD
- the plsY gene encoding glycerol-3-phosphate 1-O-acyltransferase PlsY, with product MIEMLLFPQGSIDSPFATFLISLFFGYLLGSIPFGYLLPLLRGIDIRLYGSKNIGFTNVARNLGVIFALPVFLLDFAKGFLPTLLAPRLELLPLYVGLGSVLGHLFTPFLGFRGGKGVATSLGVVCALEPKIFLIGAISWIISFILFSYASLSSLIFIFILILSSFFFSLPLSERLVFILIALLVVLSHIPNLKRLWQHSEPKTHFGKRREKKLEFLKPSLLFLGAGRWAQSLSLLLAPKAEKIILWEGKKEKGEKSKELPEEISFPENIQFTTSPLSHLKNFPIIFFALPCSALREVLEKNYQLIPKEAILISTIKGIEQKTLKLPSQIISDYLPQNRLLILAGPGIPYEISQGKPSALILATEDISLGKEMQKFLANENLRVYLSKDKLGVEFGGALKNVFAIASGIVDSKGWGINAKSALLTRGLKEMAKLAQSYGARAETIFGLSGVGDLILTSFSPHSRNYQLGLEIGRGKTITEIRKDMGGVIEGIDTCASAYQLAKKKNLELPIMEEIYKILYLGNDPEMSLRSLLSRDLKEE